In Oryza sativa Japonica Group chromosome 2, ASM3414082v1, the following are encoded in one genomic region:
- the LOC4330074 gene encoding protein PEROXIN-4, translating into MQASRARLFKEYKEVQREKSADPDIQLICDDSNIFKWTALIKGPSETPFEGGVFQLAFSIPEQYPLLPPQVRFLTKIFHPNVHFKTGEICLDILKNAWSPAWTLQSVCRAIIALMAHPEPDSPLNCDSGNLLRSGDIRGYQSMARMYTRLAAMPKKG; encoded by the exons ATGCAG GCATCTAGAGCTAGGCTCTTTAAGGAGTATAAGGAGGTGCAGCGAGAAAAGTCAGCTGATCCAGATATCCAGTTAATCTGCGATGATTCAAACATATTCAAGTGGACTGCTCTTATCAAG GGCCCTTCGGAGACACCTTTTGAAGGTGGTGTATTTCAACTTGCATTCTCTATTCCTGAGCAataccctctccttcctccgcaAGTTCGCTTCTTGACCAAAATTTTCCACCCGAATGTGCATTTCAAG ACAGGTGAGATTTGCCTGGATATCTTGAAGAATGCGTGGAGCCCAGCATGGACACTACAATCCGTTTGTAGAGCCATAATTGCATTGATGGCCCATCCTGAACCAGACAGTCCACTTAACTGTGACTCAG GCAACCTCCTGCGCTCAGGCGACATCAGAGGCTATCAATCCATGGCAAGAATGTATACTAGGTTGGCTGCCATGCCAAAGAAAGGTTAA
- the LOC4330075 gene encoding proteasome subunit alpha type-2: MGDSQYSFSLTTFSPSGKLVQIEHALTAVGSGQTSLGIKAANGVVIATEKKLPSILVDETSVQKIQSLTPNIGVVYSGMGPDFRVLVRKSRKQAQQYYRLYKETIPVTQLVRETAAVMQEFTQSGGVRPFGVSLLIAGYDDNGPQLYQVDPSGSYFSWKASAMGKNVSNAKTFLEKRYTEDMELDDAIHTAILTLKEGYEGQISANNIEIGVIRSDREFKVLTPAEIKDFLEEVE; encoded by the exons ATGGGAGACAGCCAGTACTCCTTCTCCCTCACCACCTTCAG CCCGTCGGGGAAGCTGGTGCAGATCGAGCACGCGCTCACCGCGGTCGGATCCGGCCAGACGTCCCTCGGGATCAAAG CTGCTAATGGTGTAGTTATCGCCACTGAGAAGAAATTGCCTTCTATTTTAGTCGATGAAACATCT GTGCAAAAGATTCAGTCATTGACTCCGAACATTGGAGTTGTCTACAG TGGGATGGGTCCCGATTTCCGTGTTCTTGTGAGAAAAAGTCGGAAACAAGCACAGCAGTATTATCGGTTGTACAAG GAAACTATCCCTGTTACTCAGCTTGTCCGAGAAACTGCTGCTGTTATGCAGGAGTTCACACAGTCTGG TGGTGTAAGACCATTTGGAGTATCATTATTGATTGCCGGGTACGATGACAATGGCCCACAGCTGTATCAG GTTGATCCCTCAGGATCATACTTCTCCTGGAAAGCATCAGCTATGGGGAAAAATGTCTCCAATGCAAAGACATTTCTTGAAAAAAG ATACACAGAAGACATGGAGCTTGATGATGCCATCCATACTGCCATTTTGACTCTGAAAGAAGG ATATGAGGGTCAAATCTCAGCCAACAATATTGAAATTGGAGTTATTCGATCTGACCGTGAATTCAA AGTTCTAACCCCGGCAGAGATCAAGGATTTCTTGGAAGAGGTGGAGTAA
- the LOC4330076 gene encoding bifunctional nitrilase/nitrile hydratase NIT4-like: MALAPASSGSGPVVTEVEMNAGADQGATGTVRATVVQACTVFYDTPATLDKAEKLVAEAAGYGSQIVLFPEVFVGGYPHGSTFGLTIGNRSAKGKEDFHKYHAAAIDVPGPEVTRLAALAGKYKIFLVMGVVERVGYTLYNTVLFFDPLGKYLGKHRKVMPTGLERVFWGFGDGSTIPVYDTPIGKIGAVICWENRMPLLRTAMYAKGVQIYCAPTADFSPSWQASMTHIAVEGGCFVLSANQFCRRKNYPPAPEYTFGGLDEEPSPESVIWPGGSSIVSPSGTVLAGPNYEGEGLLTADLDLGEIARAKFDFDVVGHYARPEVLSLTVKTESKLPVSFTSAAEKNSAAKSDGISRT; this comes from the exons ATGGCTTTGGCCCCCGCGAGCTCGGGCAGTGGGCCGGTGGTTACGGAGGTGGAGATGAACGCCGGCGCCGACCAGGGTGCCACCGGCACCGTGCGTGCCACCGTCGTGCAGGCCTGCACCGTGTTCTACGACACCCCTGCGACTCTCG ATAAAGCAGAGAAACTGGTAGCTGAAGCAGCTGGATATGGTTCACAGATAGTTCTATTTCCAGAAGTCTTTGTTGGTGGTTACCCTCATGGATCTACCTTTGGACTGACTATTGGCAATCGATCTGCCAAGGGAAAGGAAGACTTCCATAAATATCATGCAGCTGCTATAGATGTGCCTG GTCCAGAGGTGACCCGCTTAGCTGCATTGGCTGGAAAATACAAGATTTTCTTGGTGATGGGGGTGGTTGAAAGGGTAGGGTACACACTATATAATACAGTGCTCTTCTTTGATCCTCTGGGGAAATACCTCGGGAAACACCGCAAGGTCATGCCTACTGGACTGGAACGAGTGTTTTGGGGGTTTGGGGATGGATCTACTATACCTGTTTATGATACTCCAATAGGGAAGATTGGTGCCGTCATTTGCTGGGAAAACAGAATGCCACTTCTCAGGACAGCAATGTACGCTAAAG gtgttcagaTATACTGTGCTCCAACTGCTGATTTCTCGCCTAGTTGGCAGGCCTCCATGACGCATATTGCCGTTGAAGGGGGATGCTTTGTACTTTCTGCAAACCAGTTTTGTCGCAGAAAGAACTATCCACCAGCGCCTGAATATACTTTTGGTGGCCTTGATGAAGAGCCATCCCCAGAATCTGTTATTTGGCCTGGAGGAAGTTCCATCGTCTCACCATCTGGAACAGTTCTGGCAGGTCCAAACTATGAAGGCGAGGGCCTCCTCACAGCTGACTTGG ACCTTGGAGAAATTGCTCGAGCTAAGTTTGATTTCGACGTCGTGGGACACTATGCACGACCCGAGGTGCTGAGCCTGACCGTGAAAACCGAATCAAAGCTGCCCGTTTCTTTTACTTCTGCTGCAGAGAAAAATTCTGCTGCAAAGAGTGACGGTATCTCTAGGACCTGA